The following proteins are encoded in a genomic region of Brachyspira pilosicoli:
- the secY gene encoding preprotein translocase subunit SecY, protein MFKSLTNIFRVPELRSRILFTVLAILVYRIGSHIPTPGIDPTALLGFLSSAQGGGGLLTIMDLFSGGALFRFSILALGIMPYISASIIMQLLGVVIPALERMQKEGESGRKKINQYVRYLTLGLCVVQSAAMASWIQSINEGAMIFMRPGLGFILLVVITATTGTMFLMWLGDQITERGLGNGISVIIFAGIVARIPAGFYDVIQKKDTDYLNSLVIVLFFIIFAIVIFCVVYEESGQRRIPVQYAKRVVGRKVFGAQSTHIPFKINPSGVIPIIFASALMAIPAQIASLTRGVQWRWLDALLRFFSYGSWAYIILYCLLVIMFAYVYTSVQFNPDDIAENLKKQGGFIPGYRPGTQTAEYLKTVLSRITIGGSLFLAAIAVFPDLMSKIPVFAPFKGTNNSLVYLMGGTSVMISVSVAVELLKQIESYLQMHNYDGILKKSKVRR, encoded by the coding sequence ATGTTTAAGTCATTAACTAATATATTTAGAGTACCAGAATTAAGAAGCAGGATACTGTTTACAGTTCTTGCTATTTTGGTATATAGAATAGGCAGTCATATTCCAACTCCAGGTATAGACCCAACTGCTCTTTTGGGCTTTTTATCATCAGCTCAAGGCGGCGGCGGTCTTTTAACTATTATGGATTTATTTTCTGGCGGTGCTTTGTTTAGATTTTCTATATTAGCACTTGGAATTATGCCTTATATATCCGCTTCTATCATCATGCAGCTTTTAGGTGTTGTTATACCAGCACTTGAGAGAATGCAAAAAGAGGGTGAAAGCGGTCGTAAAAAAATCAACCAATATGTTAGATATCTAACACTTGGTCTTTGTGTGGTTCAATCTGCAGCTATGGCTAGCTGGATTCAAAGTATAAATGAAGGTGCTATGATATTTATGAGACCTGGTTTAGGTTTTATACTTCTCGTAGTGATTACAGCTACTACTGGTACCATGTTCTTAATGTGGCTAGGTGACCAAATTACAGAACGCGGCCTTGGTAATGGTATATCTGTAATAATTTTCGCTGGTATTGTTGCTCGTATTCCTGCAGGATTCTATGATGTTATACAGAAAAAAGATACTGATTACTTAAACTCATTAGTAATAGTTCTTTTCTTTATAATATTTGCTATAGTGATATTCTGCGTAGTTTATGAAGAGAGCGGACAGAGAAGAATACCTGTTCAATATGCTAAGAGAGTTGTAGGAAGAAAGGTTTTTGGTGCACAATCAACTCATATACCTTTCAAGATTAACCCATCTGGCGTTATACCTATAATATTCGCATCAGCTTTGATGGCTATTCCAGCACAGATTGCTAGTTTAACAAGAGGTGTTCAATGGAGATGGTTGGACGCTTTGCTTAGATTTTTCTCTTATGGAAGCTGGGCTTATATAATTCTTTATTGTCTTTTGGTTATTATGTTTGCCTATGTTTATACATCTGTACAATTTAATCCAGATGATATAGCAGAGAATCTTAAAAAACAAGGCGGATTTATCCCTGGTTATAGACCTGGTACACAAACTGCTGAATATCTTAAAACAGTATTAAGCAGAATAACAATAGGCGGTTCATTATTCTTGGCTGCTATTGCTGTGTTCCCAGATTTAATGTCTAAGATTCCTGTATTTGCTCCTTTCAAAGGAACTAACAATTCTTTGGTTTATTTGATGGGCGGTACATCTGTAATGATTAGTGTAAGTGTTGCTGTTGAATTATTAAAACAAATAGAGTCTTACTTACAGATGCATAACTATGATGGTATATTGAAGAAGTCTAAGGTGAGAAGGTAA
- the rpmJ gene encoding 50S ribosomal protein L36: MKVKSSVKKRCNDCQIVRRKGVVRVICKKNPRHKQKQK, translated from the coding sequence ATGAAAGTAAAAAGTTCGGTAAAAAAACGTTGTAATGACTGTCAAATAGTAAGAAGAAAAGGCGTAGTTAGAGTTATATGTAAGAAAAACCCAAGACATAAACAAAAACAGAAGTAA
- the rpsE gene encoding 30S ribosomal protein S5 produces MFEERLITLNRVAKVMKGGRRFRFAALMVLGDKNGHVGLGYGKANEVPDAIRKAIEQAKKNMIEVNLKGETIPHNTVGVFRSSRIIMKPASKGTGVISGGPARAVLELAGVKNILSKSLGNNNSMNLAKATFEGLKSLQTVQDMANKRGISVDQIYGRAE; encoded by the coding sequence ATGTTTGAAGAGCGTCTAATAACTCTAAACAGAGTAGCTAAAGTTATGAAAGGTGGAAGACGCTTTAGATTTGCAGCTTTAATGGTTTTAGGTGATAAGAACGGACATGTTGGTTTAGGTTACGGTAAAGCAAACGAAGTACCTGATGCTATAAGAAAAGCTATAGAGCAGGCTAAAAAGAATATGATAGAAGTTAACCTTAAAGGTGAAACTATTCCTCATAATACAGTTGGTGTATTTAGAAGCAGCAGAATAATAATGAAACCAGCTTCTAAAGGTACAGGAGTTATTTCGGGCGGTCCTGCACGTGCTGTATTAGAATTAGCAGGCGTAAAAAATATTCTTTCTAAATCTTTAGGTAATAACAATTCTATGAACTTAGCTAAAGCTACTTTTGAAGGTTTAAAATCTTTACAAACTGTTCAAGATATGGCTAATAAAAGAGGAATTAGTGTTGACCAGATTTATGGGAGGGCTGAATAA
- the rplF gene encoding 50S ribosomal protein L6 has translation MSRLSNKPIAIPQGVEVKIDGHKVVVKGKRGELTREFFDYIILELENNSLWVKPPKIDSTDEEAIKENKAKYSAKLGLVWKLISNMIEGVNTGYKKVLQLEGTGYRSNVQGDTLTLQLGFSSDVKMKIPEGIKVTVEKDTKIIIEGNDKEKVGELAMNIKKKRPVEPYKGKGVRFEGEYVKMKESKKAAK, from the coding sequence AGTAAAAATTGACGGCCACAAAGTAGTAGTAAAAGGTAAAAGAGGGGAGTTGACAAGAGAGTTTTTTGATTATATAATACTTGAACTTGAAAATAATTCTCTTTGGGTTAAACCTCCTAAGATTGATAGCACTGATGAAGAAGCTATAAAAGAAAATAAAGCTAAGTATTCTGCTAAATTAGGTTTAGTTTGGAAACTTATTTCTAACATGATAGAAGGTGTTAATACTGGTTATAAAAAAGTATTACAATTAGAAGGTACAGGTTACCGTTCTAATGTTCAGGGAGATACTTTAACATTACAATTAGGTTTCTCTAGTGATGTAAAAATGAAAATCCCTGAGGGTATCAAAGTAACAGTAGAAAAAGACACTAAAATCATTATAGAAGGTAATGATAAAGAGAAAGTAGGCGAACTCGCTATGAATATTAAAAAGAAAAGACCTGTTGAGCCTTATAAAGGTAAAGGTGTAAGATTTGAAGGCGAGTATGTTAAAATGAAAGAAAGTAAAAAAGCTGCTAAGTAA
- the rplR gene encoding 50S ribosomal protein L18: MSLREKIKAQRERRKRSIRIKIEGSSQRPRLTVYKSLKYVSAQIIDDSKGVTLVSASSQEKDLKSGKNVDVAKEIGKVLATRAKEKNISEVVFDRNGYIYHGKIKSLADGAREAGLKF; encoded by the coding sequence ATGAGTTTAAGAGAAAAAATTAAAGCTCAACGCGAAAGAAGAAAGAGAAGCATACGTATAAAAATAGAGGGAAGTTCACAGCGTCCTAGACTTACAGTTTATAAAAGTCTTAAATATGTATCTGCTCAAATAATAGATGATAGTAAAGGTGTAACTTTAGTATCAGCATCTTCTCAAGAGAAAGATTTAAAAAGCGGTAAAAATGTAGATGTAGCTAAAGAGATAGGTAAAGTATTAGCTACAAGAGCAAAAGAAAAAAATATTAGTGAAGTAGTGTTTGATAGAAACGGCTATATATATCATGGAAAAATAAAATCCTTAGCTGACGGTGCTCGTGAAGCAGGATTGAAATTTTAA
- the rplO gene encoding 50S ribosomal protein L15, whose protein sequence is MAQENTKILRAPKGSSKNRHRVGRGQGSGWGCTAGRGDKGAQSRAGYSRRAGFEGGQMPLHRRIPKSGFTNAAFKKSVDVINVGDLDSLGSNEISREALVKLGYLSSTKDYIKLLSMGEVKSAITITVDLASKKAIEKIEKSGGKVIIHERKKYIREKK, encoded by the coding sequence ATGGCACAGGAAAATACAAAAATATTAAGAGCTCCAAAAGGATCGAGCAAAAATCGTCATAGAGTAGGACGCGGACAAGGTTCTGGTTGGGGTTGTACTGCAGGAAGAGGTGATAAAGGTGCTCAGTCTCGTGCAGGTTACAGCAGAAGAGCTGGTTTTGAAGGCGGACAGATGCCTTTACATAGAAGAATTCCTAAAAGCGGTTTCACTAATGCTGCTTTCAAAAAGTCTGTAGATGTTATCAATGTTGGAGACTTAGATTCATTAGGTTCTAACGAAATATCTAGAGAAGCTTTAGTTAAATTAGGTTATTTATCTTCTACTAAAGATTATATAAAACTTCTTTCTATGGGTGAAGTAAAGAGTGCTATCACTATTACCGTTGATCTTGCTAGCAAAAAAGCTATAGAAAAGATTGAAAAATCTGGCGGTAAAGTTATAATACATGAACGTAAAAAATATATTAGAGAAAAGAAGTAA
- the infA gene encoding translation initiation factor IF-1, with translation MAEKENIEVEGTVVEPLPNATFRVELENGHKILAHISGKMRMNFIRILPGDKVTIEMSPYDLTKGRIIYRYK, from the coding sequence ATGGCAGAGAAAGAAAATATAGAGGTAGAAGGTACAGTAGTAGAGCCTCTTCCTAATGCTACTTTTAGAGTAGAGTTAGAGAATGGTCATAAGATATTGGCACATATTTCTGGAAAGATGCGTATGAACTTTATTCGTATACTTCCTGGAGATAAGGTAACTATAGAAATGTCGCCCTATGATTTAACAAAGGGTAGAATAATTTATCGTTATAAGTAA
- the rpmD gene encoding 50S ribosomal protein L30, whose protein sequence is MAKVVITLVKSPIGYEKSQRDTVVALGFKKSRRVVEHEATPQINGMINKISHLLKVEYK, encoded by the coding sequence ATGGCTAAAGTTGTAATAACATTAGTTAAATCTCCTATAGGCTATGAAAAGTCTCAAAGAGATACTGTTGTAGCTTTAGGTTTCAAAAAGAGTAGAAGAGTTGTAGAACACGAAGCAACTCCTCAAATAAATGGAATGATTAATAAAATATCACATCTTTTAAAAGTAGAGTATAAGTGA
- the rpsK gene encoding 30S ribosomal protein S11 gives MATQKGKKTLKDKKIKKDRKVEAFGIVHIKASFNNTIVTITDRNGDTLSWASAGLDGEYKSSKKSTPFAAQVASEKASKKAYEMGVREVEVYVKGPGMGRESSIRAVEAAGLKVKLIKDVTPMPHNGCRPQKRRRI, from the coding sequence GTGGCTACTCAAAAAGGTAAAAAAACACTAAAAGATAAAAAAATAAAAAAAGATAGAAAAGTAGAAGCTTTTGGTATAGTGCATATAAAAGCTAGCTTTAATAATACAATAGTTACTATCACTGATAGAAACGGTGATACTTTATCTTGGGCTAGTGCTGGTTTAGATGGAGAATATAAAAGTAGTAAAAAATCTACTCCATTTGCTGCACAGGTTGCTAGTGAGAAGGCATCTAAAAAAGCTTATGAGATGGGTGTAAGAGAAGTTGAAGTTTATGTAAAAGGTCCTGGTATGGGTAGAGAAAGCTCAATCAGAGCTGTAGAAGCTGCAGGATTAAAAGTAAAACTTATTAAGGATGTTACACCAATGCCTCATAATGGTTGCCGTCCTCAAAAAAGAAGAAGAATATAA
- the rpsM gene encoding 30S ribosomal protein S13: MARLMGVEIRNNKRIEIALTDIYGIGRTLAHVICDKANIDYSIKAKDLTDAQITALRDAIEATTKVEGDLRTELFNNIKRLKDIHSYRGMRHIKRLPVRGQRTRTNSRNARGGGARKAIAGKKKAPGKK; the protein is encoded by the coding sequence ATGGCACGTTTAATGGGTGTTGAAATAAGAAATAATAAAAGAATAGAAATCGCCCTAACAGATATATATGGTATAGGACGTACTTTAGCACATGTAATTTGTGATAAGGCTAATATAGATTATTCTATTAAAGCTAAAGACCTTACAGATGCTCAAATTACAGCTTTAAGAGATGCAATAGAAGCCACAACTAAAGTGGAAGGAGATTTGCGTACAGAGCTTTTTAATAATATTAAACGTTTAAAAGATATTCACTCATATCGCGGAATGCGTCATATAAAAAGACTTCCAGTACGCGGACAAAGAACAAGAACTAACTCTCGTAACGCTAGAGGCGGCGGAGCTAGAAAAGCTATAGCTGGTAAGAAAAAAGCACCAGGTAAGAAGTAA